The Methanocella sp. genome includes the window AATTTGGCATATAATAGCTTATAGGCCGTTAAAAATCGGAAATTGATATGTCGGGCCTAAAATGTCGGGACTATAATTTTCCCCCACACGAAGCGTGCCGAAAACGGCCCTATTTTCAGGCTTATTATCGGGAACTTATTAGGTCACACATTATTTGTATTTGATTAGAGTTGGGGATGATAGATTTGAAGAGACTATTTGCGATAGGGCTGATAGCGCTCATGCTATTGCTGGCCGTGCCCGCCACGGCGCAGACATCGAATAACCTTTTACAGACGCTCCAGAAGGACGGCTCGTTCACTAAGGTGATTTCACTATTCCATACGACGCATCGGGATACGTCGCTGATCGTCGCCGGCCCGTTCACGGTCATCGCGCCGACGGACGACGCGTTCAATAAGCTGTCCGCGGCGGCCCAGAACGGCGTCATGTCGGACAGGTCGATCCAGAACGGCCTGACCAGGAATGCCATGATCTCGAGCAAGTATACGCTTGACCAGCTGGTAAGCATGGGCTATGCGAGAACGCTCGACGGCCGGCGGCTGCCCGTGTCCAGGGGTAGCGATGGCACCGTCACCATCGGCTGGGCAAAAGTCGTGAAGCCCAATATAGAGGCCCGGAACGGAATTATCCAGGGAGTTGACGCGATCATAATTCCGACGTGATCAGGGCATCATCAAAGCCCTTTTTTTAAAAAGGTCTTTTTATCAGGGATTTAGCCTTAAATTTTTATATCTGTTCTTTCTATGACCGACTTCATTTGCTCGATAAATTCATCGGCGAAAGTAATGGCTTTTTCTGCTGACTCCTTACTATATATTGCGCCATAGTTCGCCTTATCCCGGAAGTCCATCGCCACCATGAAATCGTTCGCATATCCGGAGTTTAAAATGCCCAGCTCGACCAGACGCTTGAGAAAGTAAGACAGGCACAGGTGGGCGTTATGCTTTCTATCCCGGTAGCCTTTTGAATATAAAGCCGCCCTCGCCGAGAGGAACATCGAATAATAGGCCTGGTGGTCGCCCACTTATAGTTACCATCGCTAAAGCTCTTTTTTACCGTCGCCAGGTCCGTCATGGCTTCGCCGATCTCCTTATTTATCGCCTCACTCGCCGTATGGAAAGGCACGACCTTTCCAAAATCCTTGCAGTCTCGAAAATTCCTCGGGAATCCCTTATCCATCATAACACCATAACACCCGTTTCTCTAAAGCAATCGAATCTTGTCCCGCTCGATATTTTCATAAAACATCCGATTATCCCGGTACAGGTCCGAATACTGGGCCCTCGTATAAAATACAAGGTTTACCTCCCGGCCCAGTTTTTCCATTACGGCGTCTTTAATCTCTGCCAATTTCGCAGAGTCCGCCTCGCCGATTATCAAAAGGTCGATGTCGCTATCCTTATCATCCTCGCCCCGCGCCGCGGAGCCAAAAAGATATATTTCGGCATCATTCAGCGATATGCCCTCGATAGATTCTAAGATCTTCGCCGTATTGAGCAATACTTTAAATTGTCTTACCACCGGGCTGTCTTTATTTAATATATATTGAATGAACTTACCCCTTTTTTGTTCCACCAGCAAGCCATAATTCACATAAAATGATAGCCACTTCTTAGCAGTCAAGAATGATAATTTCGGATTTACGGTTTCTTTAATCTCGTTTATAACCTCGATCTGGTACATATCCCTGCCCGGATCACGGATAAATAGCTCCAGGATTTGTATTCCGGCCGTTGACCCTAAAAAATCGGTAATCTGGCTCATGGTCAATAAATAAAATCACCTCATAATATTAATAAATAATAAATAACTTAAATTGATTTAAGTCATACTATAAATCAGTTTAAGTCTTACTATAAATTGTTTTAACTTAGCCGGGCAATTACTCGTTTATTTTTTCTTGAGCAGGCCCAGGTAGAATCTTGCGTGGTCGAAGGCCGGGTTTATCTTTAACGCCGTCTGATATTCCTTTTCAGCCTCTGTCAACTCGCCCATCTCGAACAGCGCGTAGCCCCGGTTGAAGTGCAACGTCGCATTATCCGGCTCGATTCGGAGGGCTTCATCATATTCTTTAATGGCTCCTGCCCTATCGCCCTTAACGATGAGCGCCGTGCCCAGATTATTGTGGTAATTCATGTTCGCAGGGTTGAGGCGGATCGCTTCCCGGTACTCGCGAATGGCATCGTCTAGCCGCTTCGTCTTACGGTAGACCAGGCCCAGGTTGTAGTGGGCCTCGGCATTGCCAGGGTCCTTTTCCAGGGCGGCCCGGTATTCCTCGATGGCTTCGTCGACAAGGCCCATCGATAAAAGAGCGTTGCCTTCCATGAGGTGGGATTCGGCGTCCATGTCGCAGGAACGTTTTTTAGGCTGACGGGCGCCGGGGCTGGATGGGTGGGGGTCCTCACACATAATAGGCAGTTAGGCAGGAAGGGATAAAAACTTTCCATTATTTAATCAAATATTAAATTGTTCATTCATTGTGCCATTGTTCCCTTTGTGCCCTATTACACAATGAACCGGGCTTTGTGTTCTTCGTGCTCTTAAATTATAAAAAAGAACTTTGTGGGCCTTTGTGACCATTGTGCCATTGTGGTGGAAACCGATACCTACCAAAAATAAGTCCAATACCCGTCCTATTCCGACTTCTTCTCGTAGGGCACGGTATTCTGCCACGTGTTCTCGAACATGGTCTTCATCATCTTCGTGAGCTCGGCCTGGTTGATCCAGATGCCCGTCTCCTTGCCCGTCGCCTTAAAATCGTCGTCGAAGAACTCGGCGAACAGCACTTCGCTCTCGTCCAGAAGCACGACGCGGATATATGGTAATCGGTCGATGTGCCGCAGCTCCACTATCTGCGAGAGCTTGAACGCGAAGTCCTCGACTTCCGGCGTCACCGGGGCGATGAACCTGACGCGGATGTCCTTGTTTCGGAATTCCGAGGCCCTGTCGCTGAAATACTTGTAAAAGCGTACCAGGCCGTTGGCGGTGGTCATGATGTCGCACGTGTGCTCGCACCGGGAGAACATCTCGTCCACGAGCTTGTAGACGTTCTGCCGGCCATAATACAATAAGACGATTGACTGGTGATTTGTGGGGATGGCCTCTTTGGGCTTAATCTCGGACAGGAGCTCCTCGCGGGCATTACGCAAATACGACAATTGCTTCTCCTGCTCCTCCATGAGCAGGTCCATGCCCTCATCCAAAGGCACAGCCCGGTAGCGGTTCACTGCCTCCGGTATGACAGTGACGAGCCCGCGCATCTGCAGCGCCTTCAGCACCGAGTAGGTGTGCGGCCTCGGGATGTCGGCGTACTTCGAGACCTTGCTGGCTTCGAGCCCGCCCTTGACGATCAAAGTCAGATAGACCCTCGCTTCGTACTCGGTCAGCCCGAACATGCTCATTTTCGAGAGCGTTTTTTCATCGAACGGCTGGTTCATGGTGCTACAGACAGTCACGTTATACATCTTTATATAAAAAACATTCCGACCATTTATTTGGTTATTAATCGTTTAAAAAAGGGTGTTAGATATGGACCTCATAGGGTTAGGACTTTCAATACTTCCCCTCATCGTCGTGTTCCTGGGGATCGTATGGCTTAAGAAATCGGGAGCTATTATGGTGATCGTGGGGCTGGTGCTGACCGCCCTCATCTGCTGGGCGTACTTCAAGACCGACCCAACGATCATCGTCGGCGGCACGCTCTATGGCATCGTGAAGTCGTTCGGCATATCCGTCGCCGTCGTCTTCGCCATGTTCATGGTCTTCCTCATGCAAATAACGGGAGCCCTGGGCCGCATCTCGGATGCAGTCCATAACATCGCCGGCACGAAAGAGGAAAAGGCGCTGTTCGTGGGCATGGGCTTCGGATCGTTCGTCACTGCCCTGGGCCTGGTGGCGCCGACGCTGTTCCCGCCGCTGCTCGTGGCCATGGGGTTCTCGCCGCTGGCGGCCATCGCGATAGCGTGTTTGGGCTATGACCCGCTCTGCTCGTTTGCGTTACTTTCTCTGCCTATCACGGCGCCCGTGGGCGCGGCCAACAGCATGGGAATCCCCATCACGGTGCAGTCCTTTGCCATGAACATCGCCATCTTCCTGCCCGTCATCAGCGTAGGCTTCGCGTTCGCCATCCTCTACGTGGTCGGCAAGATGGAGGCCGTCAAGAGGTCATGGCTCCCCGCCCTGCTGTCCGGCCTTGTCATCTCGCTGTCGGCCATCGCCCTCATCTACTGGAACCTGGTGCCGATCAGCATCGTGGGCGTCATCGCCGGTGCGCTGTCGATGGCATCCCTGTTCACGTATAACACCCTCAAGGCCGCCCAGGCGGGTAAAGCCGGAAGTACGCTGCCCATGACGGCCGCGAAGGTCGCCGGGCTCTGGGTCGTCATCCTGGCCGTCCTGGCGGTGCTCGCCGTGTCCTATAGCATCAAGTTCAGCCTGGCACCGGGACTTTTAACGCTCCTGTTGATGACGCCGGTGATCGTGCTGGCCATCGCAGTCCTCGCCGTCCGGATATACCGGGCCCTTACGGCCCCGAAGCCGGCGAAGATTGCGACCGATGGCGGTATGGGCACGAAGAGCGTGCCTATCACGAGCCTGCTGAAGTCCCTGTCGCCCTGGCTCATCCTGATCTATTTAGTCAGTATCGTGGGAGTGCCCCAGATAGCGGCCTACCTGAATGCCCTGCCTGGGAGCCTGGAGGTCTGGACTTTCTTCGCAAACCAGTCCATCGACCTGAACTTCCTGAGCCAGGCATATACCTGGATCTTCGTCGCCGCCATCATCGGCATCTTCACGCTCGACGCGAAGGGAGGCCAGGTCGTCAAGGCCCTGGACATGACGGTTCGGCGCCTGTGGGGGCCTTTCCTGACGTACAGCCTGTTCTTCTCCGTCGCCTACCTGATGTACTTCTCGGGCGGCGTCATAGCGCACAGTATGGTCAACGGCGTGGATACGGCGAAGCTCGTCCTGCCCGACCTCGTGAAGTCGCCCGACGCGAACATGGACGCGCTCATCGGCCTGGCGCTGGCGGGCTTATTCGGCGCCTACTACGGGCTCGTCGCCCCCATTCCGGGCTTTATCGGCGCGGTAATAGGCGGCAGTGAAACCTCGTCCAACGTCATGTTCGCCAAGATCCAGAACGTGGCGGTGACCAACACCATCGGCGCCGCCAAGTACCCCCTGGCCTTCGGCTCGCTCGCCGTCGCGGGCGGCATCGCCAGTGCCATTACGCCGGCAAAGATCACCAACGCCTGTGCGACTTTGGGAGAAAGCGGCGAGATGGAAAGTAAGGCCATGGCGACCAACATGTGGGTGGCCATCGCGCTGACGGCCATCACGTGCGTGATGACGCTGCTGTTCCTGAAAATTGGAATCGGGTTCTAGGTTAATATAGGGAAGCTGGGAGACCTGGCTTCCCTATGGATTTGTTTTTTTATACAAAGCTGACAGAGGCACTATTCTCACCACAATGGCCAGTGGTTCCGTGCTTGTTTAGTAGTCCTTTGCCCTATTTTCCACTTTAGTACTGCCCGTCGGTTTTTCAACACGAAAACACGAATTCTTTTATATCCCACGTAAGGGCACTAAAATCACTAAGGTCCATGCCTTGTGTTTAAAACACGAAACAACCTCTCCAATGGCACTAAAGCGCTAAATGATTGAAACACGAGAACGGCATGACCCTTATGCTTTATTTTATATGCTTTTTCTAGTGTTTCTATTAATTTAGCGAGGCCCGTGCCTTTGGGAGGTTGTTTAGTGTTTTGACGTGAAAGCATCCACTTTAGTGTGGTTCGTGCCCCTTACGTGGGACTAAAAAGTCTTTCGTGTTTTCGTGTTGAAAAACCGGACAAATCAGCGAGCGACACAAACAAAGGACAAACGATAACATAACAAACACGGAACCACTGGCCATTCGTATGAAAATGTAAATTACCGGCATACGTCAGACACGTGAAACAAGCACCTAAAAACAGCTTATTTTCATAATTTATGCCTGAACCAGCAATTCATCAAAGTTTGTGGTGAAAATAGTGCCTCTGTACACTCAGTGGGCTTAAGATCATCAAAGCACTTTATAGATCGTCACGTTATCTTCCACGAACACCGGCTCGAAGTAGAGCGTATCCTGGAATTTCGTATAGTTCACGTCTTCCTTCGGTAGCCACCAGCCGGTGTACAGGCCGCGGTAAGGCACGAACACGTAGTCGGCCTTCTCCAGCTTCGCCAGGTCGCGCGCATAGCGGGCGTCATCCGTCTTGTAGATGTCGTTCGTGTGGGTCATCATGCTGATGGGGTCGGGAGCGTTGGCCCAGTCGCCGCCCTCGGTCGAGACCCGGCATGTCATGCCCATGATGAGCTCGGCGCCGAAGATATCGGCCACGAACTTATCGCTCTCCGCCGTATTATTCAGTATCCACCTCGTGGAGTTGAATTCGCCCGGCCCCACGACGGGATCATAGTAAAAATCGCAGTCGTACTTAACTTCCGGAAGCGGGAGCATCATGTTCTTGTTCTTATCCGGCGGCAGCCGGTCCAGGACGCTCTGTACCCAGTTATCCAGGGACTTCGGCAGGTGCGCCCGCACGTCGTCAAGATGTATCTGGAATGGCCAGAAGTACGCGAAAAAGAGCATGGCCAGGAATAAGGTTAGTACCGCCGCATACTTCCAGGGTGCCATAATAAAGCGGCTTATGGCCCGCTTTATAATAAAGTTTGCCGGAGCCTTTATGTTTTTATGCCGCAATATAGGGTATTCGACCGTTTACATAGCTATCGATAGCCTCCGCGGCGTGAAAAAGCCGGAGAAAATCATATAACAATATCGACTAAATATGCATGGGATGTAAAGCGTATGGAACGCGATTATTGTACGATGGATGACTTTGACCTGGATGGAAAGACCGTGATCTTACGAGCGGAATTCAACTCGCCCATAGGGCCCGACGGTAAGATACTCGACGACAAGCGGATCCGCGAAAGCGTGCCCACGATCAAGGGCCTCGAAGACTCGAAGGTCGTCCTCATCGCACACCAGAGCCGGCCCGGCAAGAAGGATTTCACCACGCTGGACCAGCACGCGAAGCACCTGCAGCGCTACGTGAAGCAGGATGTCCACTACGTGGACGATATTTTCGGCTCCCACGCCAGGGAGGCCATCGTCGAGGCCGAAGCCGGCGACATCGTCATGCTCGAGAACGTGCGCTTTTACTCCGAGGAAGTGCTCGAGCTGAATCCCGAGGTGGCCGCTAAAACAATTATGATCAAGAAGCTCGCCCCGCTGGCCCAGGTGTTCCTCAACGACGCGTTCGGCGCCTCCCACCGCTCCCAGGACTCGCTCGTGGGCTTTACGCCCCTGCTCCCGTCGGGCGCGGGCAAGCTCATGCAAAAGGAGATCGACTCGCTGACTGAGGCCCTCCGTGGAGGCGGGGAAGTCAACTATGTCCTGGGCGGCGCCAAGGTGGACGACAGCATCAGCGTCACCATGAATGTGCTTGAGAAGGGCATCGCCAGCAAGGTGCTGGCGACGGGCGTCGTGGCGAACGTATTCCTGGCCGCGAGCGGCGTCAACATCGGCAAGCCCAGCTACGATTTCCTGGAAAAGAACGAGCTCAGCGGCGAAATACCGAGGGCGAAGGAGATCCTGCAGAAATTCGACGGCAAGGTCCTGCTGCCCAGCGACGTGGCCATCAACAAGGACGGCAAGCGGGTCGAGATCAACGTTAAGCAGCTGCCGACCGATTACCCGATCATGGACATCGGCCACGAGACCATCGCGAACTTCTCCGACATCATCCGGCACTCGGATAAGGTCATATTGAACGGCCCCGCGGGCGTTTTCGAGAACCCCGAGTTCGGCACCGGCACCCGTGATATACTGATGGCGGCCACGAAGGCGAAGTTCTCTATTGTCGGCGGAGGCCACAGCTCCGCGGCGGTCGAAGAGATGGGCATCGAGGACAAGATCACCCATGTCTCCACGGGCGGCGGCGCGGCCATCGACTTCTTAAGCGGCAAGACCATGCCCGCCATCGACGCGCTAAAAGCGGCCAAAAAGAGAATGATGGAACACGTAAGAGCAAGGGCTCACTGACTACTTTTTTACTTTTTTACCACTATCTCTGACTCATCGTATCAGGAATATTTATCATATAATAAATTAAACTTGGTGGATTAAGGTAGGGTCTAATGAGCATTCATCCTGCTTTGTCCGACGACGGGAATAGAGAAAAAGGGAGAGAAGATTTTTTTAGGACGCTGGACTCGCTCCGGGAGAAATATCCCACCGCGACCGGTGACCTGGAGAAGCTCATTCTATATGAGAATAACCTCTGGGAGAGCCGGCGGTTCCTGGTCAATATCTTCGATAATTTTCGGGAAGGCATCGATATCATCGATAAAGACCTGAAGATCGTCCAGATAAACCGGGTCCTCAATCTGATCTACAAGGACTCTATACCCATAACAGGTAAGCTATGCCATCAGGTGTTCGCGGGCCGGGACGAGCCCTGCGAGCAGTGCCCGAGCCTTATGGCAATGAAAGATAAGGCCATACACAGCGTGGTCATGCTCCTGTTTGAGGGTACGGAAAGGAAGGCGTGGGTCCGTATCACCGCATTCCCCATTATCGACATCGATGGGAATGTCCTGGGCACCATAGAGCATAGCAGGAACGTCACAGAGGACGTGAACGCCGAAAAAGCGCTGTGCGATTCGAAGACGCAGGTCGAGCTGTACCTGGATCTGATGGGCCACGATATCAACAACCTGAACCAGATCGGGATGGGATTTTTAGAGCTGGCGCTGAATTCTCCGAGCCTGGACGAGAACAGCCGAAGCATGATGTCCAAATCCCTGATGGCTTTCGAGAATAGCTCCAGGCTCATCGATAACGTCCGGAAGCTCCAGAAGGTCCGGTCCGGCGAGCTCTGCCAGAAAGAAATGGACGCAGGCAGGATACTGGCAGACGTCTGCCGCCTCTATGCGAACCGGCATGGCGTGAAGATCAACTATAAGCCGGTCGAAGGGGCCACAGTAATGGCGAATGAATTACTGTTCGACCTGTTCTCGAACCTCGTCGGCAACGCCATAAAGCACTCGAACGACATTCCGGTAGTCGATATCGGGCTTGATACGTGGAGCCTGAAGTCAGAAAAATACTACCGGATTGTGGTCGAGGATAATGGTCCCGGCATCCCGGATGAGATAAAAACGCTCATCTTTAATCGCCAGCTCCAGGGAGGTCCACAGGCAAAGGGCAGCGGCATGGGGCTATACCTGGTCAGAGCCCTTGTGGAAGATTTCCATGGCCTGGTATGGGTAGAAGACCGTATCCCCGGCGACCGCAGAAAGGGAAGCCGGTTCGTGGTCCTGCTGCCGGCCGTGAGATGAGGATAGGCGTTACCGGGCAGCCAGGCTGAATACTGCCGCAGTGACCCCAATCAGGCCCTTTTTTATAATGCCTGGCTTCGGGCCATAGTAAAAAAAGACGTCATTTTCGTACCACCCGTGCTCCTTCCAGTAGCGATAGTCGG containing:
- a CDS encoding PAS domain-containing sensor histidine kinase, giving the protein MSIHPALSDDGNREKGREDFFRTLDSLREKYPTATGDLEKLILYENNLWESRRFLVNIFDNFREGIDIIDKDLKIVQINRVLNLIYKDSIPITGKLCHQVFAGRDEPCEQCPSLMAMKDKAIHSVVMLLFEGTERKAWVRITAFPIIDIDGNVLGTIEHSRNVTEDVNAEKALCDSKTQVELYLDLMGHDINNLNQIGMGFLELALNSPSLDENSRSMMSKSLMAFENSSRLIDNVRKLQKVRSGELCQKEMDAGRILADVCRLYANRHGVKINYKPVEGATVMANELLFDLFSNLVGNAIKHSNDIPVVDIGLDTWSLKSEKYYRIVVEDNGPGIPDEIKTLIFNRQLQGGPQAKGSGMGLYLVRALVEDFHGLVWVEDRIPGDRRKGSRFVVLLPAVR
- a CDS encoding nucleotidyltransferase domain-containing protein, which produces MSQITDFLGSTAGIQILELFIRDPGRDMYQIEVINEIKETVNPKLSFLTAKKWLSFYVNYGLLVEQKRGKFIQYILNKDSPVVRQFKVLLNTAKILESIEGISLNDAEIYLFGSAARGEDDKDSDIDLLIIGEADSAKLAEIKDAVMEKLGREVNLVFYTRAQYSDLYRDNRMFYENIERDKIRLL
- a CDS encoding L-lactate permease; translated protein: MDLIGLGLSILPLIVVFLGIVWLKKSGAIMVIVGLVLTALICWAYFKTDPTIIVGGTLYGIVKSFGISVAVVFAMFMVFLMQITGALGRISDAVHNIAGTKEEKALFVGMGFGSFVTALGLVAPTLFPPLLVAMGFSPLAAIAIACLGYDPLCSFALLSLPITAPVGAANSMGIPITVQSFAMNIAIFLPVISVGFAFAILYVVGKMEAVKRSWLPALLSGLVISLSAIALIYWNLVPISIVGVIAGALSMASLFTYNTLKAAQAGKAGSTLPMTAAKVAGLWVVILAVLAVLAVSYSIKFSLAPGLLTLLLMTPVIVLAIAVLAVRIYRALTAPKPAKIATDGGMGTKSVPITSLLKSLSPWLILIYLVSIVGVPQIAAYLNALPGSLEVWTFFANQSIDLNFLSQAYTWIFVAAIIGIFTLDAKGGQVVKALDMTVRRLWGPFLTYSLFFSVAYLMYFSGGVIAHSMVNGVDTAKLVLPDLVKSPDANMDALIGLALAGLFGAYYGLVAPIPGFIGAVIGGSETSSNVMFAKIQNVAVTNTIGAAKYPLAFGSLAVAGGIASAITPAKITNACATLGESGEMESKAMATNMWVAIALTAITCVMTLLFLKIGIGF
- a CDS encoding tetratricopeptide repeat protein; the encoded protein is MCEDPHPSSPGARQPKKRSCDMDAESHLMEGNALLSMGLVDEAIEEYRAALEKDPGNAEAHYNLGLVYRKTKRLDDAIREYREAIRLNPANMNYHNNLGTALIVKGDRAGAIKEYDEALRIEPDNATLHFNRGYALFEMGELTEAEKEYQTALKINPAFDHARFYLGLLKKK
- a CDS encoding HEPN domain-containing protein, with translation MGDHQAYYSMFLSARAALYSKGYRDRKHNAHLCLSYFLKRLVELGILNSGYANDFMVAMDFRDKANYGAIYSKESAEKAITFADEFIEQMKSVIERTDIKI
- a CDS encoding phosphoglycerate kinase; amino-acid sequence: MERDYCTMDDFDLDGKTVILRAEFNSPIGPDGKILDDKRIRESVPTIKGLEDSKVVLIAHQSRPGKKDFTTLDQHAKHLQRYVKQDVHYVDDIFGSHAREAIVEAEAGDIVMLENVRFYSEEVLELNPEVAAKTIMIKKLAPLAQVFLNDAFGASHRSQDSLVGFTPLLPSGAGKLMQKEIDSLTEALRGGGEVNYVLGGAKVDDSISVTMNVLEKGIASKVLATGVVANVFLAASGVNIGKPSYDFLEKNELSGEIPRAKEILQKFDGKVLLPSDVAINKDGKRVEINVKQLPTDYPIMDIGHETIANFSDIIRHSDKVILNGPAGVFENPEFGTGTRDILMAATKAKFSIVGGGHSSAAVEEMGIEDKITHVSTGGGAAIDFLSGKTMPAIDALKAAKKRMMEHVRARAH
- a CDS encoding fasciclin domain-containing protein — encoded protein: MKRLFAIGLIALMLLLAVPATAQTSNNLLQTLQKDGSFTKVISLFHTTHRDTSLIVAGPFTVIAPTDDAFNKLSAAAQNGVMSDRSIQNGLTRNAMISSKYTLDQLVSMGYARTLDGRRLPVSRGSDGTVTIGWAKVVKPNIEARNGIIQGVDAIIIPT
- a CDS encoding TrmB family transcriptional regulator gives rise to the protein MYNVTVCSTMNQPFDEKTLSKMSMFGLTEYEARVYLTLIVKGGLEASKVSKYADIPRPHTYSVLKALQMRGLVTVIPEAVNRYRAVPLDEGMDLLMEEQEKQLSYLRNAREELLSEIKPKEAIPTNHQSIVLLYYGRQNVYKLVDEMFSRCEHTCDIMTTANGLVRFYKYFSDRASEFRNKDIRVRFIAPVTPEVEDFAFKLSQIVELRHIDRLPYIRVVLLDESEVLFAEFFDDDFKATGKETGIWINQAELTKMMKTMFENTWQNTVPYEKKSE